From a single Micromonospora sp. WMMD1102 genomic region:
- a CDS encoding GntR family transcriptional regulator: MTESTERAVSLGDDAARDPAGQRGPVSSYRSAGPAVDGELESASLVELAVLRLRREILSGKTRPGERLVEEQLTRRLGISRAPLREALRLLAQQGLVEHVPRRGARVATLSDRDVQELYAVRDVLERHAVRAALPIRVVTELAGLRAALGGMREAIEAGDRLGVAEAHRAFHVELVALAGNRQLSAVYEAILLKLQLYMALNLRREAEVAQPGDGLHRHERLLAAVADGDPESVIEVLASHGARSYLG, from the coding sequence GTGACCGAGTCAACCGAGCGGGCCGTCAGTCTCGGCGATGACGCCGCTCGTGACCCGGCCGGACAGCGCGGGCCGGTCTCGTCGTACCGCAGTGCCGGACCGGCCGTGGACGGCGAGCTGGAGAGTGCGAGTCTCGTCGAGCTTGCCGTACTCCGGCTGCGTCGCGAGATCCTGAGCGGCAAGACCCGGCCGGGGGAGCGGCTGGTCGAGGAGCAGCTCACCAGACGGTTGGGGATCAGTCGGGCCCCGCTGCGCGAGGCGTTGCGGCTGCTCGCCCAGCAGGGACTGGTCGAACACGTACCCCGGCGGGGTGCCCGGGTGGCCACCCTCTCCGACCGGGACGTCCAGGAACTGTACGCGGTGCGCGACGTCCTCGAACGGCACGCGGTGCGTGCCGCCCTGCCGATCCGTGTGGTGACGGAGCTGGCCGGGCTGCGGGCGGCGTTGGGTGGGATGCGCGAGGCGATCGAGGCCGGCGACCGGCTCGGTGTGGCCGAGGCGCACCGGGCTTTCCACGTCGAACTGGTGGCGCTCGCCGGCAACCGGCAGCTCTCCGCCGTCTACGAGGCGATCCTGCTGAAGTTGCAGCTCTACATGGCGCTCAACCTGCGCCGGGAGGCGGAGGTGGCGCAGCCCGGCGACGGTCTGCACCGGCACGAGCGACTGCTCGCGGCGGTCGCGGACGGCGACCCGGAGTCGGTGATCGAGGTGCTCGCCTCACACGGCGCCCGGTCCTACCTCGGCTGA
- a CDS encoding regulator produces the protein MARSTERAAASLPLWVRGDTNAFFGFGVNVLVNVLTLTALCLGVVRLSSGDVFGTILPALGIALVAGNVYYTVLARRLARRENRTDVTALPYGPSVPHMFIVIFVIMLPIYLRTQDPRQAWQAGVAWAFIIGVIVLVGAFVGPYIRQYAPRAALLGTLAGISITFISMNPAGQMWRMAWVALPVFALLLIGLLTDVRLPGNLPIGLVALLVGTAIGWLGGAMSVPDVSAAAGDIALGLPSLQFGLLFDGLAEMAPLLATAIPLGVYNFTEGMTNVESAATAGDSYNLRSVLLADGAGAVIGSALGSPFPPAVYVGHPGWKAAGGRSGYSMATGVVIAVLCFLGMFGLLATIFPTAAIVPILLYIGLLIGAQAFQATPRIHGAAVVAALVPNIAAWATGQMDNALAAAGTTAAEVGDSALAGAGVVYDGLLVLGQGAILAGLVLGAVVVFIIDKRFGRAAVFAGVGAVLSFVGLIHGERIEWNANGQVALGYLFVAVLCGLFALAKIPPREPDAEELELDRQHGAGGARPAEPGTPSPVTPAAGKDEPVASPSAGAVKADTEDEPVASPSAAGAEANTGGR, from the coding sequence ATGGCAAGAAGCACCGAACGCGCCGCCGCGAGCCTGCCGCTGTGGGTACGCGGTGACACCAACGCCTTCTTCGGCTTCGGCGTCAACGTCCTGGTCAACGTGTTGACCCTGACCGCTCTCTGTCTCGGTGTCGTCCGGCTCTCCTCCGGCGACGTCTTCGGCACCATCCTGCCGGCGCTGGGCATCGCCCTGGTCGCCGGCAACGTCTACTACACCGTGCTGGCCCGCCGGCTGGCCCGCCGGGAGAACCGCACCGACGTCACCGCGCTGCCGTACGGGCCCAGCGTGCCGCACATGTTCATCGTGATCTTCGTAATCATGCTCCCGATCTACCTGCGTACCCAGGACCCGCGGCAGGCCTGGCAGGCCGGGGTGGCCTGGGCGTTCATCATCGGCGTCATCGTGCTGGTCGGCGCGTTCGTCGGACCCTACATCCGGCAGTACGCGCCCCGGGCCGCGCTGCTCGGCACGCTCGCCGGGATCTCGATCACGTTCATCTCGATGAACCCGGCCGGCCAGATGTGGCGGATGGCCTGGGTCGCCCTGCCGGTCTTCGCGTTGCTGCTGATCGGGCTGCTCACCGACGTACGCCTGCCCGGCAACCTGCCGATCGGCCTGGTCGCCCTGCTGGTCGGTACCGCGATCGGCTGGCTCGGCGGCGCGATGTCCGTGCCCGACGTCTCGGCGGCGGCCGGCGACATCGCGCTCGGACTGCCGTCGTTGCAGTTCGGGCTGCTCTTCGACGGCCTCGCCGAGATGGCTCCACTGCTCGCCACGGCGATCCCGCTCGGTGTCTACAACTTCACCGAGGGGATGACGAACGTGGAGAGCGCGGCGACCGCCGGGGACAGCTACAACCTGCGCAGCGTACTGCTGGCCGACGGGGCCGGTGCGGTGATCGGTTCGGCGCTCGGCTCCCCGTTCCCGCCGGCCGTCTACGTCGGGCATCCGGGCTGGAAGGCGGCCGGTGGCCGCAGCGGGTACTCGATGGCGACCGGCGTGGTCATCGCCGTACTCTGCTTCCTCGGCATGTTCGGGCTGCTGGCGACGATCTTCCCGACCGCCGCGATCGTGCCGATCCTGCTCTACATCGGCCTGCTGATCGGCGCGCAGGCGTTCCAGGCGACGCCCCGGATCCACGGTGCGGCGGTGGTCGCCGCGCTGGTGCCGAACATCGCGGCCTGGGCGACCGGGCAGATGGACAACGCGCTCGCCGCCGCCGGCACCACCGCCGCCGAGGTCGGCGACTCGGCGCTGGCCGGGGCCGGTGTCGTCTACGACGGGCTGCTGGTGCTCGGCCAGGGTGCGATCCTGGCCGGTCTGGTCCTCGGCGCGGTGGTGGTGTTCATCATCGACAAACGGTTCGGCCGGGCGGCCGTCTTCGCCGGGGTGGGCGCGGTGCTCTCCTTCGTCGGGCTCATCCACGGCGAACGGATCGAGTGGAACGCCAACGGGCAGGTCGCGCTCGGCTACCTCTTCGTGGCGGTGCTCTGCGGCCTCTTCGCGCTGGCGAAGATCCCACCTCGGGAGCCGGACGCGGAGGAGCTGGAGCTGGACCGCCAGCACGGCGCCGGGGGCGCCCGGCCGGCGGAGCCTGGTACGCCGTCGCCGGTGACCCCCGCGGCCGGAAAGGACGAGCCGGTCGCCTCGCCGTCGGCCGGCGCTGTGAAGGCCGACACCGAGGACGAGCCGGTCGCCTCGCCGTCGGCCGCCGGAGCGGAGGCCAACACCGGTGGACGTTGA
- a CDS encoding cysteine hydrolase codes for MPIVDARPHPYTFDLATTALLVIDMQRDFLEPGGFGESLGNDVAELRRTIDPLAALLAVARQAGLPVVHTREGHLPDLSDCPPAKRDRGAPSMRIGDPGPNGRILIRGEYGHDIVDELAPVDGEPVVDKPGKGAFYATGLDALLADRGISSLLVTGVTTEVCVHTTVREANDRGYECLVLADCVGSYFPEFQRVGLDMIAAQGGIFGWVADSTALTAALRTAAAGQPAPSVLQPS; via the coding sequence ATGCCGATCGTCGACGCGCGTCCCCACCCGTACACCTTCGACCTGGCCACGACCGCGTTGCTGGTCATCGACATGCAGCGGGACTTCCTCGAACCCGGCGGCTTCGGCGAGAGCCTCGGCAACGACGTCGCCGAGCTGCGCCGCACCATCGACCCGCTGGCCGCGCTGCTCGCGGTGGCCCGGCAGGCCGGGCTGCCGGTGGTACACACCCGGGAGGGCCACCTGCCGGACCTCTCCGACTGCCCGCCGGCCAAGCGGGACCGGGGTGCCCCCAGCATGCGGATCGGCGACCCCGGCCCCAACGGCCGGATCCTGATCCGGGGGGAGTACGGCCACGACATCGTCGACGAGCTGGCCCCGGTCGACGGTGAGCCGGTGGTCGACAAGCCCGGCAAGGGTGCCTTCTACGCCACCGGGCTCGACGCCCTGCTCGCCGATCGTGGCATCAGCAGCCTGCTGGTCACCGGCGTGACGACCGAGGTCTGCGTGCACACGACGGTGCGGGAGGCGAACGACCGCGGTTACGAGTGCCTGGTGCTGGCGGACTGCGTCGGCTCCTACTTTCCCGAGTTCCAGCGGGTCGGCCTCGACATGATCGCCGCGCAGGGCGGCATCTTCGGCTGGGTCGCCGACTCGACCGCGCTGACCGCCGCCCTGCGCACCGCGGCTGCCGGTCAGCCCGCCCCGTCCGTCCTGCAACCCTCCTGA
- the atzF gene encoding allophanate hydrolase — protein MPEPIGTATELRSGYSTGELTTMEVAERVLAALPEPAGDAVWISTVPAGQLRHRAAELHRRRTELASLPLYGVPFAVKDNIDVAGLPTTAGCPEFAYRPERTAPVVTRLLDAGAMLVGKTNLDQFATGLTGARSPYGAVQSVFGGGLISGGSSSGSAVAVAAGTVAFALGTDTAGSGRVPAACNGIVGLKPTRGLLSTLGVVPACRSLDCVSIFSRSVDDAAAVFAVATGVDPDDPWSRALPAGYVAGREPSAVRLGVPRTEDLDFFGDLGQRDRFAAGRDRLGNLVGGTETVGIGPLFEAGDLLYQGPWVAERLADLGDFLQRRPDAVLPVTREVLEKGRRHDATDLFRAWHRLRELRAWADRLWQRIDVLVVPTVGTTFTLAEIGEDPIGRNLMLGRYTQFANLLDLAAVSVANGFTAAGRPASLTLLGPAFSDGTLTRLAAALTGRPDPLADRAGNCPEPPPDGDPRVLLAVVGRHLRGESRNSELVERGATLAGLARTAPLYRLYRLPSDDGVGLPSLVRVGPGRGAAIEIELWRLPVDAIGGLLRGVPAPLSLGWLRLHDGREVLGFLAEAYATAVATAEDISAAGGWRAYRQGTRTG, from the coding sequence ATGCCAGAGCCGATCGGCACCGCGACGGAGCTGCGGTCCGGGTACTCGACCGGCGAACTGACCACCATGGAGGTCGCCGAACGGGTCCTCGCCGCCCTTCCCGAGCCCGCCGGGGACGCGGTGTGGATCAGCACCGTTCCGGCCGGGCAGCTCCGCCACCGGGCGGCGGAGCTGCATCGGCGCCGGACCGAACTGGCCAGCCTGCCGCTGTACGGGGTGCCGTTCGCGGTCAAGGACAACATCGACGTCGCCGGGCTGCCGACCACCGCCGGCTGCCCGGAGTTCGCGTACCGTCCGGAGCGGACGGCTCCGGTGGTCACCCGGCTGCTCGACGCCGGGGCGATGCTGGTCGGCAAGACCAACCTCGACCAGTTCGCCACCGGGCTGACCGGAGCCCGTTCGCCGTACGGAGCGGTGCAGAGCGTCTTCGGCGGCGGTCTGATCTCCGGTGGTTCCAGCTCCGGTTCGGCGGTCGCGGTCGCCGCCGGCACGGTCGCGTTCGCGCTGGGCACCGACACGGCCGGCTCCGGGCGGGTGCCTGCCGCCTGCAACGGGATCGTCGGGCTGAAGCCGACCCGAGGGCTGCTCAGCACCCTCGGCGTGGTTCCGGCCTGCCGGTCGCTCGACTGTGTCTCGATCTTCTCCCGCAGTGTCGACGACGCGGCGGCGGTGTTCGCGGTGGCCACCGGCGTCGACCCGGACGACCCCTGGAGCCGGGCACTGCCGGCCGGGTACGTCGCCGGGCGGGAGCCGTCGGCGGTGCGGCTCGGCGTACCGCGAACGGAGGACCTGGACTTCTTCGGCGACCTCGGCCAGCGGGACCGGTTCGCCGCTGGGCGGGACCGGCTCGGCAACCTGGTCGGCGGCACCGAAACGGTCGGCATCGGGCCGCTCTTCGAGGCCGGTGACCTGCTCTATCAGGGGCCGTGGGTGGCGGAGCGGCTGGCCGACCTCGGCGACTTCCTCCAACGCCGGCCGGACGCCGTACTGCCGGTGACCCGGGAGGTGCTGGAGAAAGGTCGGCGCCACGACGCCACCGACCTGTTCCGGGCGTGGCACCGGCTCCGGGAACTGCGCGCCTGGGCGGACCGGTTGTGGCAGCGGATCGACGTACTGGTGGTGCCGACCGTTGGCACCACGTTCACGCTCGCGGAGATCGGCGAGGACCCGATCGGGCGGAACCTGATGCTCGGCAGGTACACCCAGTTCGCCAATCTGCTGGACCTGGCGGCGGTGAGCGTAGCCAACGGGTTCACCGCGGCCGGCCGGCCGGCCAGCCTGACCCTGCTCGGGCCGGCCTTCAGCGACGGCACCCTGACGAGGCTCGCCGCCGCGCTGACCGGCCGGCCGGATCCGCTCGCGGACCGGGCCGGCAACTGCCCCGAACCGCCGCCGGACGGCGACCCGCGGGTGCTGCTCGCGGTCGTCGGCCGGCACCTGCGTGGCGAGTCCCGCAACTCCGAGCTCGTCGAGCGGGGCGCGACCCTCGCCGGCCTCGCCCGGACCGCGCCGCTCTACCGGCTGTACCGGCTGCCCTCCGACGACGGTGTCGGCCTGCCGAGCCTGGTCCGGGTCGGCCCGGGGCGGGGCGCGGCCATCGAGATCGAACTGTGGCGGCTGCCGGTCGACGCGATCGGTGGGCTGCTGCGCGGAGTGCCCGCGCCACTCTCCCTCGGCTGGCTGCGCCTGCACGACGGCCGGGAGGTGCTCGGGTTCCTCGCCGAGGCGTACGCGACCGCCGTCGCGACCGCCGAGGACATCAGCGCCGCCGGGGGCTGGCGAGCCTACCGGCAGGGCACGCGTACCGGTTGA
- a CDS encoding isochorismatase family cysteine hydrolase: MPRIGPVKADPYLWPYDGSAPAERTALLCIDWQVDFCGPGGYVDSMGYDIGLTRAGLPATARLLARAREIGLLVVHTREGHDPELSDLPANKRWRSARIGAEIGAAGPCGRILVRGEPGWEIVPEVVPVAGEVVVDKPGKGAFYATNLDLVLRTRGITHLILTGITTDVCVHTTMREANDRGYECLILSDCTGATDPTNHAAALHMVTMQGGVFGCVANSADVLAAITED, from the coding sequence ATGCCCCGCATCGGCCCCGTCAAAGCCGACCCCTACCTCTGGCCGTACGACGGTTCGGCACCCGCCGAACGCACCGCACTGCTCTGCATCGACTGGCAGGTCGACTTCTGCGGCCCCGGCGGCTACGTCGACAGCATGGGCTACGACATCGGGCTGACCCGGGCCGGCCTGCCGGCCACCGCCCGGCTGCTTGCCCGGGCCCGGGAGATCGGCCTGCTGGTGGTGCACACCCGGGAGGGCCACGACCCGGAACTGTCCGACCTGCCGGCCAACAAACGCTGGCGATCCGCCCGGATCGGCGCCGAGATCGGTGCCGCCGGTCCCTGCGGCCGGATCCTGGTCCGGGGCGAACCCGGCTGGGAGATCGTGCCCGAGGTCGTCCCGGTCGCCGGCGAGGTGGTCGTGGACAAGCCCGGCAAGGGTGCCTTCTACGCCACCAACCTGGACCTGGTACTGCGGACCAGGGGCATCACCCACCTGATCCTGACCGGCATCACCACCGACGTCTGCGTGCACACGACGATGCGGGAGGCGAACGACCGGGGCTACGAGTGCCTGATCCTCTCCGACTGCACCGGGGCGACCGACCCGACCAACCACGCGGCCGCCCTGCACATGGTCACCATGCAGGGCGGGGTGTTCGGCTGCGTCGCCAACTCCGCCGACGTCCTCGCCGCGATCACCGAGGACTGA
- a CDS encoding NAD-dependent epimerase/dehydratase family protein has translation MRILVTGAAGFIGSHVADLLVDNGHEVVAVDALLPQVHGAAAPEWAHRHRPVVGDVRDLDLLTGLLRGVDAVCHQAAMVGHGLDPADAPDYAGHNDLGTATLLAAMHSAKVRRLVLASSMVVYGEGRYRCAQHQVVRPSERRPADLAAGRYEPRCPRCAAPLAPGLVPEDASLEPRSTYAATKLAQEHLAGAWARQTGGQVWALRYHNVYGPRMPRDTPYAGVASIFRSALAAGRPPQVLEDGRQRRDFVAVGDVARANLLALHTAPPEPIVAVNICSGEPHTVGELARELATATGGPEPVVVGGGRAADVRHVVADPARAGRLLGFAARTSFAEGVAEFAAAPLRAPATSGDRRQ, from the coding sequence ATGCGGATACTCGTCACCGGAGCCGCCGGTTTCATCGGCTCACACGTCGCGGACCTGCTCGTCGACAACGGGCACGAGGTGGTGGCGGTGGACGCGCTGCTGCCGCAGGTGCACGGCGCGGCCGCACCGGAGTGGGCGCACCGGCACCGCCCGGTCGTCGGTGACGTCCGCGACCTCGACCTGCTGACTGGACTGCTGCGCGGCGTCGACGCCGTCTGCCACCAGGCGGCCATGGTCGGCCACGGTCTCGACCCGGCCGACGCTCCCGACTACGCCGGGCACAACGACCTCGGCACCGCGACCCTGCTGGCGGCGATGCACAGCGCGAAGGTACGCCGGCTCGTGCTGGCCAGCTCGATGGTGGTGTACGGCGAGGGGCGCTACCGCTGCGCCCAGCACCAGGTGGTGCGGCCGTCCGAGCGGCGGCCCGCCGACCTGGCCGCCGGCCGCTACGAGCCGCGCTGTCCCCGCTGCGCCGCCCCGCTGGCTCCCGGCCTGGTGCCCGAGGACGCCTCGCTGGAGCCGCGCAGCACGTACGCCGCGACGAAGCTGGCCCAGGAACACCTGGCCGGGGCGTGGGCCCGGCAGACCGGCGGACAGGTCTGGGCGCTGCGCTACCACAACGTCTACGGCCCGCGGATGCCCCGGGACACCCCGTACGCCGGGGTCGCCTCGATCTTCCGGTCGGCGCTGGCCGCCGGCCGGCCGCCGCAGGTGTTGGAGGACGGGCGGCAGCGGCGCGACTTCGTCGCCGTCGGCGACGTCGCCCGGGCCAACCTGCTGGCGTTGCACACCGCCCCGCCGGAGCCGATCGTGGCGGTGAACATCTGCTCCGGCGAGCCGCACACCGTCGGCGAGCTGGCCCGCGAGCTGGCCACCGCGACGGGCGGCCCCGAGCCGGTGGTGGTCGGCGGCGGACGGGCAGCCGACGTCCGGCACGTGGTCGCCGATCCCGCCCGGGCGGGCCGGCTGCTGGGCTTCGCCGCCCGGACCTCGTTCGCCGAGGGTGTCGCGGAGTTCGCCGCCGCGCCGCTGCGCGCACCGGCGACCTCGGGAGACCGGCGACAGTAG
- a CDS encoding response regulator transcription factor — protein MTQRVLVVDDDRTVSDVVCRYLRHAGYQVSHVDDGAEALAAVARRAPHLVVLDLMLPTMSGLQVCRELRRRPDGIPIVMLTARGDEADRILGLELGADDYLSKPFSPRELVLRVRSVLRRVAGEPAPDRPDRLADGDLEVRTGPRLAILRGAELALTLREFDLLVHLMRHPSRAFTRAELLEQVWGWNFGDHSTVTVHVRRLREKIEHDPAEPRRIVTVWGVGYRYEPAHA, from the coding sequence GTGACGCAGCGGGTGCTGGTGGTCGACGACGACCGGACCGTCAGCGACGTGGTCTGCCGCTATCTGCGGCACGCCGGCTACCAGGTGAGTCACGTCGACGACGGCGCGGAGGCGCTGGCCGCCGTCGCGCGTCGGGCGCCCCATCTCGTCGTACTCGATCTGATGTTGCCGACGATGAGCGGCCTACAGGTCTGCCGGGAGCTGCGCAGGCGGCCGGACGGCATCCCGATCGTGATGTTGACCGCGCGGGGCGACGAGGCGGACCGGATCCTCGGCCTGGAGTTGGGCGCCGACGACTACCTGAGCAAGCCGTTCTCGCCCCGCGAACTGGTGCTGCGGGTCCGCTCGGTGCTCCGCCGGGTCGCCGGTGAGCCGGCACCGGACCGGCCCGACCGGCTCGCCGACGGCGACCTCGAGGTCCGCACCGGTCCCCGGCTGGCGATACTGCGCGGCGCCGAACTCGCGCTGACGCTGCGGGAGTTCGATCTGCTGGTGCACCTGATGCGGCATCCGTCCCGGGCGTTCACCCGGGCCGAACTCCTGGAACAGGTTTGGGGTTGGAACTTCGGCGACCACTCGACCGTGACCGTGCACGTCCGGCGGCTGCGGGAGAAGATCGAACACGACCCGGCCGAGCCACGCCGGATCGTGACGGTCTGGGGCGTCGGCTACCGGTACGAGCCGGCCCATGCGTGA
- a CDS encoding DUF2064 domain-containing protein — MNVLLVVAKAPVAGLAKTRLCPPATPRQAARIAAAALLDTLAAVRDTGATVPVLAHTGRFADAEHRAELATALAGWHLLRQHGETFADRLAHAHAEIGTAFPGLPVLQIGMDTPQVRPDTLADALHRLTGTDAVLGPAVDGGWWALGLRDPAHAAVLRRVPTSTADTGRLTLAALRDRGVRVAALPVLRDVDDWPAALAVADRLPGSRFSRAVDAVGVPAPGDGAGR, encoded by the coding sequence GTGAACGTGCTGCTCGTGGTCGCCAAGGCTCCGGTGGCGGGACTGGCGAAGACCCGGCTCTGCCCGCCGGCTACCCCCCGCCAGGCGGCCCGGATCGCGGCGGCGGCCCTGCTGGACACCCTCGCGGCGGTACGCGACACCGGCGCGACCGTGCCGGTACTGGCGCACACCGGCCGGTTCGCCGACGCGGAACACCGTGCCGAACTGGCCACCGCGCTCGCCGGCTGGCACCTGCTGCGCCAGCACGGGGAGACCTTCGCCGACCGGCTCGCCCACGCCCACGCCGAGATCGGCACGGCCTTTCCCGGCCTGCCGGTGTTGCAGATCGGCATGGACACCCCGCAGGTTCGCCCCGACACCCTCGCCGACGCACTGCACCGGCTGACCGGCACCGACGCGGTACTCGGGCCGGCCGTCGACGGTGGCTGGTGGGCCCTCGGACTACGTGACCCGGCGCACGCGGCCGTACTCCGGCGGGTGCCGACGTCCACCGCCGACACCGGGCGGCTGACCCTGGCCGCGCTGCGGGACCGGGGCGTACGCGTCGCCGCCCTGCCGGTGCTGCGCGACGTGGACGACTGGCCCGCCGCACTGGCGGTGGCGGACCGACTGCCCGGCAGCCGGTTCAGCCGGGCCGTCGACGCGGTAGGCGTCCCGGCGCCCGGAGACGGGGCAGGCCGATGA
- a CDS encoding glycosyltransferase family 2 protein, with product MSATIDVLLPCLDEAAALPGVLAALPPGYRAVVVDNGSTDGSPEIAAAHGARVVTEPRRGYGAAVHAGLLAAETELVCVLDADGSFDPGELPRLVAPVLADRADLAVGRRRPVSATAWPWHARAGNALVAALLRRRGVPVHDVSPVRAARRTALLRLGVADRAFGYPLELLLRAAAAGWRIVELDTAYAPRAAGTTSKVSGSVRGTLRAARDFAGVLRSDLGAGR from the coding sequence ATGAGCGCAACGATCGACGTGCTGCTGCCGTGTCTGGACGAAGCGGCCGCACTCCCGGGCGTACTCGCCGCACTGCCGCCCGGCTACCGGGCCGTGGTGGTGGACAACGGCTCCACGGACGGGTCGCCGGAGATCGCCGCCGCGCACGGGGCGCGGGTGGTCACCGAGCCCCGGCGCGGCTACGGCGCGGCGGTGCACGCCGGCCTGCTGGCGGCCGAGACGGAACTGGTCTGTGTCCTCGACGCGGACGGCTCGTTCGATCCGGGCGAGCTGCCCCGGCTGGTCGCCCCGGTGCTCGCCGACCGCGCCGACCTCGCGGTGGGCCGCCGCCGGCCGGTCTCGGCGACGGCGTGGCCGTGGCACGCCCGGGCGGGCAACGCGCTTGTCGCCGCGCTGCTGCGGCGCCGGGGCGTACCCGTGCACGACGTCAGTCCGGTCCGGGCCGCGCGCCGCACGGCGCTGCTGCGGCTCGGGGTGGCGGACCGGGCCTTCGGCTATCCGCTGGAACTGCTGCTCCGGGCGGCGGCCGCCGGGTGGCGGATCGTCGAGCTGGACACGGCGTACGCGCCCCGGGCGGCGGGCACCACCTCGAAGGTCTCCGGTTCGGTACGCGGCACGCTGCGCGCCGCCCGGGACTTCGCCGGAGTGCTCCGCTCGGATCTCGGAGCCGGCCGGTGA
- a CDS encoding ATP-binding protein, whose translation MRDLAFIFSIALAAALAVGLAGALLLRRLRRTSITVHLYVLLAVTVLAVVGGVAVVAEAMFLSPHDLEVVLITVAAAAVVSLAVGGHFGRRLAAAAVWTAQARERERRLEKGRRDLVAWVSHDLRTPLAGLRAMAEALEDGVVHDPETVGEYHRRIRTETDRMTRLVDDLFELSRINAGALRLSLTAVPLGEVVSDALASTAPLAAARRIRLVAAESGWPTVVASEPELARVVGNLLLNAVRYTPEDGTVRVEAGRERDAAWLAVADTCGGIPPADLPRLFDVAFRGEPARTPGPGVGAGGGASGGLGLAIVHGLVEAHGGHVDVQNTAEGCRFVVRLSAA comes from the coding sequence ATGCGTGACCTGGCGTTCATCTTCTCGATCGCGCTCGCCGCAGCCCTGGCCGTCGGTCTGGCCGGGGCGCTGCTGCTGCGGCGGCTGCGGCGAACCTCGATCACCGTGCACCTGTACGTGCTGCTCGCCGTGACCGTACTGGCGGTGGTCGGCGGCGTGGCCGTGGTCGCCGAGGCGATGTTCCTGTCCCCGCACGACCTGGAGGTCGTGTTGATCACGGTCGCGGCGGCCGCGGTGGTCAGCCTCGCCGTCGGCGGGCACTTCGGGCGGCGACTCGCGGCGGCGGCGGTCTGGACGGCCCAGGCCCGTGAGCGGGAGCGGCGGTTGGAGAAGGGGCGTCGGGACCTGGTCGCCTGGGTCTCGCACGATCTGCGTACCCCGCTGGCCGGGCTGCGGGCGATGGCCGAGGCGCTGGAGGACGGGGTGGTGCACGACCCGGAGACCGTCGGCGAGTACCACCGCCGCATCCGGACCGAGACCGACCGGATGACCCGGCTCGTCGACGACCTGTTCGAACTGTCCCGGATCAACGCGGGGGCACTGCGTCTGTCGCTGACCGCCGTACCGCTGGGTGAGGTGGTCTCGGACGCGTTGGCGAGTACCGCGCCGCTGGCGGCGGCCCGGCGGATCCGGCTCGTCGCGGCCGAGTCCGGCTGGCCCACCGTGGTGGCCAGCGAACCGGAGCTCGCCCGGGTGGTCGGCAACCTGCTGCTCAACGCCGTCCGGTACACCCCCGAGGACGGCACGGTACGCGTCGAGGCGGGCCGGGAACGTGACGCTGCCTGGCTCGCGGTAGCGGACACCTGTGGCGGCATCCCCCCAGCTGACCTGCCCAGGCTCTTCGACGTGGCGTTCCGGGGGGAACCGGCCCGTACCCCCGGCCCGGGGGTCGGTGCCGGCGGGGGTGCCTCGGGTGGCCTCGGCCTCGCCATCGTGCACGGACTGGTCGAAGCGCACGGTGGGCACGTCGACGTGCAGAACACCGCCGAGGGCTGCCGGTTCGTCGTCCGGCTCAGCGCAGCCTGA
- a CDS encoding methyltransferase domain-containing protein — translation MSVRGAFRGESLGGFDGPLAPTVGATGRSDRSGRLAGAGVPSGSGRAEHWLVHADAPPYPLPVRRWHGPPEPAVIPVVARCLGPTIDLGCGPGRLTAVLARRGVVALGVDISARAVQLTRARGAAAVRRDIFAPLPGAGRWAHALLVDGNIGIGGDPVALLRRCAALLAPDGSVLAEVERPGTGLWQGLAHVVSIGPDRRPRRGPAFRWARVGLEAVEHPAAGAGLRVAGLLRSGDRWFAELVRR, via the coding sequence ATGAGTGTCCGTGGTGCGTTCCGGGGTGAATCCCTCGGCGGCTTCGACGGTCCGCTCGCTCCGACGGTCGGGGCGACCGGGCGATCCGACCGGTCCGGTCGGCTGGCCGGGGCGGGTGTACCGAGCGGATCCGGCCGCGCCGAGCACTGGCTGGTGCACGCCGACGCGCCGCCGTACCCGTTGCCGGTCCGCCGCTGGCACGGGCCACCGGAACCGGCGGTCATCCCGGTGGTGGCCCGCTGCCTCGGCCCCACCATCGACCTCGGTTGCGGGCCCGGCCGGCTTACCGCGGTGCTGGCCCGGCGCGGCGTCGTGGCGCTCGGCGTCGACATCTCGGCCCGGGCGGTTCAACTGACCCGGGCCCGGGGTGCCGCCGCGGTGCGCCGCGACATCTTCGCCCCGCTGCCGGGCGCGGGACGCTGGGCACACGCCCTGCTGGTCGACGGGAACATCGGCATCGGCGGCGACCCGGTGGCGCTGCTGCGCCGATGCGCCGCGCTGCTCGCTCCGGACGGCAGCGTGCTGGCCGAGGTGGAGCGGCCCGGCACCGGGCTGTGGCAGGGGCTGGCGCACGTCGTCTCGATCGGACCGGACCGCCGGCCGCGACGTGGACCCGCGTTCCGCTGGGCCCGGGTCGGGTTGGAGGCGGTGGAGCACCCTGCCGCCGGTGCCGGGCTGCGGGTGGCCGGGCTGCTGCGCTCCGGTGACCGCTGGTTCGCCGAACTGGTCCGCCGATGA